The proteins below are encoded in one region of Brassica napus cultivar Da-Ae chromosome A6, Da-Ae, whole genome shotgun sequence:
- the LOC125610308 gene encoding putative nuclease HARBI1 translates to MEDEVDCRLNAALDEAVDEYFEDTYNNIANNQTKKQSKRAYVERNREEGHTRLWNDYFSENPTFPPNFFRRRFRMNKAVFMRIVDRLSENFQFFQQRRDATGRLGLSPLQKCTAAIRMLAYGCAADAVDEYLRLGESTALSCLSNFTEGVISLFGEEYLRRPTPEDLQRLLDIGEIRGFPGMVGSIDCMHWEWKNCPTAWKGQYTRGSGKPTIVLEAVASQDLWIWHAFFGPPGTLNDINVLDRSPVFDDILQGRAPKVQYEVNGHQYDLAYYLTDDIYPKWATFIQSISNPQGPEAELFAKVQESTRKDVERAFGVLQARFAIVKNPAILWDKTQIGMVMRTCIILHNMIVENERNGYTQYDTSEFEEGASSRSSQVDMSFSPAASNLRTMLDIRRRVRDPHIHAQLKYDLIQNIWNKFGNDEDV, encoded by the coding sequence ATGGAAGATGAAGTCGATTGCAGATTGAATGCGGCTTTGGATGAAGCTGTCGATGAATATTTTGAAGATACATACAACAACATTGCGAACAACCAAACTAAGAAACAGAGCAAACGTGCATATGTCGAACGCAATCGCGAAGAGGGCCATACCCGACTATGGAACGACTACTTTAGTGAAAATCCGACATTTCCCCCAAATTTTTTCAGACGGCGTTTCCGCATGAACAAGGCAGTTTTCATGCGTATCGTCGATCGCCTCTCGGAAAATTTTCAATTctttcaacaaagaagagatgcgACAGGGAGGTTAGGTCTATCTCCACTACAAAAGTGTACGGCGGCAATTCGCATGCTTGCTTACGGCTGTGCTGCTGACGCcgttgacgaatatctccgacttggagAAAGCACAGCACTTTCATGTTTAAGCAATTTCACAGAAGGCGTAATATCTTTATTTGGAGAAGAGTATCTACGGAGGCCCACTCCAGAGGATCTCcaacgactactcgatattggagagattCGTGGCTTTCCGGGAATGGTAGGAAGCATCGACTgcatgcattgggagtggaaaaattgccCAACCGCCTGGAAAGGACAGTACACACGTGGATCAGGAAAGCCAACAATTGTCTTGGAGGCCgtagcttcacaagatctttggatatggcatgctttttttggtcctccaggtacattaaacgatattaacgttctcgatcggtctcctgtttttgatgatattttacaaggtcgagctccaAAGGTACAATATGAGGTCAACGGACACCAGTACGATTTGGCATACTACCTCACAGATGACATATATCCAAAATgggcaacatttatccaatctatatCAAACCCTCAAGGGCCTGAAGCCGAGTTATTTGCAAAAGTTCAGGAATCAACCAGAAAAGATGTGGAGCGTGCCTTCGGagtattgcaagctcgatttgcaaTAGTTAAAAACCCGGCTATTTTGTGGGATAAGACACAAATAGGGATGGTAATGCGAACATGTATCATAttacacaatatgatagtagaaaatGAACGCAATGGATATACTCAATATGATACATCAGAGTTTGAAGAAGGAGCCTCGAGTAGAAGTTCACAGGTGGATATGTCATTTTCTCCCGCGGCTTCAAATCTCCGTACTATGCTTGACATACGGCGACGTGTTCGTGACCCGCACATACATGCACAATTGAAATATGATTTGATTCAAAACATTTGGAACAAGTTTGGTAATGATGAAGATGTTTAG